DNA from Petropleomorpha daqingensis:
ACGTGGGCCAGCAGCCACGGAAAGGGCGCGCCGAACTGCCCCGCCGTCGGCTCATCGGCGAAGGCGACCCGGCCGACGCCGGCCTCACCGAGGTAGTCCCAGCCGGTCCAGATGAAGTCGCCGATCACGTGCGGGTGGTCCTGCACGAGCCGCCAGAGCAGGTCGATCCGACCCGGGAAGGTCTCCGAGCCGACGATCACCCGCCGCGGGAACAGCTCGCGGTCGATCTCGTAGCGGGCCTCCATGTAGTTCATGCCGGCGACGTCGAGGACGTCGAAGGACTCCGCCGTCCGCTCGGCGACCAGCCGCGACCCGGCCAGCTCGTCCATGAAGGCGCCCATGTCGGCGAGCATCGTGTTGATGCCGGCCCGCTCCTCCTCGGCCCGGGCCTCGTCGAGCACGGCGAGCATCGCGTTGACGCCGTTGGTCACGAACCGGGTGCCGTCGAGCGAGCGCACCTTCTCCGCCAGCCGGCGCGACCACACTGCCCCGTGCGGCCGCGCCAGCTCGGGGATCTCGTTGCCGATCGAATAGAGGATCACGCTGGGGTGGTTGCGGTCCTTGCGGACCATCGCCTCGACGTCGCGCTCCCACCAGATCGGGAAGTCCAGCGCGGCGTCGAAGTCGGTCTTGCCCTCGGTCCAGATGTCGGAGAGCTCGTCCATGACCAGCACGCCGAGCCGGTCGCACGCGTCGAGCAGCGCCGTGCTCATCGGGTGGTGCGCCATCCGCAACGCGTTGAACCCGGCCGCCTTGAGCCGCTCGACCCGCCGCTCCTCGGCCCGCGCGATCGAGACCGCGCCGAGCACGCCGTTGTCGGCGTGGAGGCAGGCGCCACGCAGCACCACCGGCTCGCCGTTGATCCGCAGGCCTCGCTCGGGGTCGACCGAGAGGGTGCGGATCCCGAAGGTCACCGTGTCCCCGTCGGTCGTCTCGTCTCCGTCGGTGAGGACGACGTCGGCGGTGTGGAGCGCCGGGGAGTCGACGCTCCACAACGCAGGGTCGCGGACGACGATCCGCTGCCGGACGACCGCCGGCTCGCCGGGCAGCACGGTCACCGGCGAGCTCGCCGTCCCCACGACCCGGCCGTCGGCGTCGCGCAGCTCGGTGACCAGCTGCCGCTGCGCCAGCCCCCGGCTCGCGTTCTCGACGGTCGTCGTCACCAGCACCAGGGCGAGGTCACCGTCCACCTGCTCGGTGGTGACGACGACGCCGTCCAGCGCCAGGTGCACCGGCGGGCCGACGACGAGGTGCACCGGCCGGTGGATGCCTGCCCCGGCGTACCAGCGCGAATCGACGTGCGACCGGCAGACCACCCGCACCTCGTTGTCCTCGCCGTAGCGGAGGAACGTGTCGAGCGGGACGGTGAACTGCGTGTAGCCGGTGGCCCACTGCCCGGCCAGCTGCTGGTTCACGTAGACCTGGGCCGAGCGGTAGACGCCCTCGAACTCCAAGGCGACGACCCGGTCCCGCCACTCGGCCGGCGCGGGAAGCGTCGTCCGGTACTCGTGCACACCACCGGGGTGGTAGCCCGACAGCGACGTCGAGGACGCCGAGCGCGGCTCGGCCAGCGTGGCGTCGTGCGGCAACGTGACCGGTTGCCACGGCTGGGCGGCGCCGATCATCTCGAGGAAGAAGCTGGCGTGCCGGCGGGTCTGCCAGCCGTCGATCAGCGGCGTGCGGCGCATCGGCTCAGTCCTCGTCCGGGTGCCAGTTGAAGCCCTGCGGCTTCTCGACGGGCGCAACGGGGGTGACGGTCCGCTCGAAGCGGTGCCGGCCCGAGCCGACCTCGAACGCCTCGCTGCCGTCGGGCAGCGCCACCTGGGCCGTCGAGTTGGCCGGCACGACCAGGTCGAGCGCGAACGCCGAGCCCTCCAGCGTCCAGGACACCGACGCCGTCCCGTACGGCGTCTCGTGCGTGGTCGCCGCCGACGTGATGCCCGGGCCGGGACGCGGGGCGACGCGCAGCGTCCGGTAGCCCGGCCCCGCGGGCGCGAGGCCGGCGACGGTCCGGTGCAGCCAGTCGGCCACCGCGCCGTAGGCGTAGTGGTTGAACGAGGTCATCTCGCCGGGGTTGATCGACCCGTCCGGGAGCATGGAGTCCCAGCGCTCCCAGACCGTCGTCGCGCCCATGGTCACCGGGTAGAGCCACGATGGGTTCTCCCGCTGCAGCAGCAGCTCGTAGGCGCCGGCCACCGCGCCGGCGTTCACCAGCGCGTCGGCGACGAACGGCGTGCCGAGGAAGCCGGTGGCGATGTGCCAGCCGTCGGCCGCCACCTGCTCGGCCAGCAGCCGGCCCGCGTGGGCGCGCTGCTCGGGCAGCAGCAGGTCGCACTCCAGCGCCAGCGCGTACGCCGTCTGCGCCGGGTAGGCGACGCGTCCGTGTGCGGTCACGTACTCGGCGCGGAAGCGCTCGGCGACCCGCTCCGCGAGCGCGGCGTACTCACCGCCGTCGCGGCCGAGCACCGCCGCGGCCCGCGCCATGATCCGGGCGCTGCGCGCCAGGTAGGCGGTGGCCACCAGCGGCCATGGCGTGCGCGCGGCCCCGGGCGCGTCCGGCGGCGCGATCGGGTCGAGCCAGTCGCCGAGCATGAACGGCACCCCGGCGAAGTCCAGGTCCGGCCCTGCCGCGGACGTGAACGCGTCGAGCCACGCGGTCATCGACGGCCACTGGTCGGCCAGCAGCTGCGCGTCCCCGTGCCGCTCGTACAGCGTCCACGGGACGACGACCGCGGCATCCCCCCAGCCGGCCTCGGCCGAGACCGGGAACGGCAGCAGCTTCAGGAACGGCACGTACAGCGGCGGGATGCCGTCGAAGTCCTCCAGCTGCTCGACGGCGAGGTCGGCCAGCCAGCCGCGCAGCATGCCCGCGGTGTCGTAGAGGTAGGCAGCCGTCGGGACGAACGCCTCCAGGTCACCGGTCCAGCCCAGCCGCTCGTCGCGCTGCGGGCAGTCGGTCGGGACGTCGACGAAGTTGCCGCGCATGCCCCACACGACGTTCTCGTGGAGCTTGGTCACGTCGGGGTCGGAGCAGGTGAAGGTGCCGGTCGGGCGCAGGTCGGTGTGGACGACGACCGCCTCCAGGTCCGCCGTCGTCAGCTCCCCCGGCCAGCCCTCGACCTCGGCGTAGCGGAAGCCGTGGAAGGTGAACCGCGGCTCCCACTCCCGCGGCCCGGTGCCGTCGAGGACGACGACATCGGTGGCGCGGGCCTTGCGCAGCGGACGGGTGCCGAGCTCGCCGTGCTCGAGCACCTCGGCGTGCCGGACGGTGATCTCCGTGCCGGCGGGGGCGTCGGGCAGCGCGAAGCGGATGCGGCCGACCAGGTTCTGCCCGAAGTCGACGAGCACCCTGCCCGACGGCGAGCGGGTGACCGCCTGCGCCGGCACGACCTGGGTGCGGCGCACCGGCGGGCCGTCGGGAGCGACCAGCGTGCCCACGTCGAGCGAGCCGAGCTCGACAGGCATCCACGCGGCGTCGTCGAGGCCGGGCGACGACCAGCCGGGCAGCTCGCGGCGGGCGTCGAAGGTCTCGCCGCTGTAGATCCCGGCCCGGGTGGTGGGGGCAGCGGTCGAGCGCCACTCGCCGTCCGTGGTCACCGTCGTCCGGCTGCCGTCGGGGTGCTCGACCTCCAATTGGGCGAACAGGCCGGTGCGCTCGCCGTAGTAGGCGCGCCCGCCGGTGAACCCGATGTAGCCGCGGAACCAGCCGTCGGCCAGCTGCGCGCCGAGCGCGTTGACTCCCTCGGTGAGCAGGTCGGTGACGTCGTAGGTCTGGTAGCGCAGCCGGTGGGAGTAGCTGGTCCAGCCCGGCGCGAGCACGTGGTCGCCGACGCGGCTGCCGTTGAGCTCGGCCTCGTACACGCCCTGCGCGGTCGCGTAGAGGCGGGCGCGGGCGACGGGCTTGTCGAGGGTGAACTCGCGGCGGAGCAGGACGACCGGCTCCTCCTCGTCGTCGGGCAGCGCCGGCCGCGCGAGCTGCGCCGTCCAGTCCCCCGGTGACAGCAGTCCGGCCTCGACGACCGCGACCTCGCTCCACGCCGACGGCTCGGCCGCCGCCTCGCCCCAGACGCGCACCCGCACGCTGCGCCGCTCCCGGCTGACCAGCGGCGGGGCGTCCCAGGCGACCAGCACCGACCCGGCCGAGTCGACCCGGCCGGAGGACCACTCGCCGATCTCGAGCTCGTACGCCGCCTGCCGCCAGTCCGGCAGCTCGGTCCGCACGACCCACGACAGGCGCGGGGTCGATTCCCCGATGCCGAGCGCCTTGCGGTGGTGCTCGAACGTGACCGGGGCGACCTGAACGTGGCTCATCGGAGGGCCTCCTGAAGGTAGGCGACGGAGAGCTGCACGAGACCGTCGATGTCGTCGTGACCGTCGAAGATGTGGGCGGCGCCCTCGACCGGCACGAGCCGGGCCTCGACTCCCGCAGCGGTGAGCGCGGCGGCCAGCGCCTCGCTCTGGGAGAAGGGCACCAGGAAGTCGGCGGTGCCGTGCACCAGCAGGAACGGCGGCGCGTCGGGGGTGACGTGGGTGATCGGGCTGGCGTCGGCCAGGGCGGCACCCTCCAGCCCCCGGGTGAGCTGGTCTTCGGGAGCGACCAGCAGCTCCGGCGGGAGCTTCTCCGCGATGTGCGGTGGGGGCGCCTGACGGGGCATGGCCGACAGGTCGGCCACGCCGTACCAGTCGACGACGGCGTCCACCGCGGACGACGGGCCGACGACGCCGTGCGTGCCCTCGAGGTCGGCGCGGTGCGCGGTGAGCCCGAGCGCGGCGACGATGTGACCGCCGGCGGACTCGCCGATCGCGCCGATCTTCTCGGTGGAGATGCCGAGCCGGTCGGCGAACTCCCGCAGGTAGCGGACCGCCGCCTTCGCGTCCTGCAACTGCGCCGGGAACGGCGCCTCCAGCGCGTGCCGGTAGTCGATGGTGGCGACCGCGAGGCCGGCGTCGAGCAGCGCGTCGAACACCTGGTTCGGCCGGAACGTCTCGGGCAGGATCCGCCGGTCGCCGAACATGAACCCGCCGCCGTGCACCCACACCACCAGCGGCGCGGGTCGGTCACCGGCCGGCACCCAGAGGTCCAGCTGCAGCGGGCGGTAGCCGAAGGCGACGGCGTAGGTCAGGCCGCTGTAGTGCAGCGCGCCGTCGTCCCGCGTCGTCGGCTCGTGCGGCGGCAGGTAGCGGGCGGGGCCGGCCCACTCGGTCATGCGCTCTCCTCGAAGGTGTGCGTGCCGGGACCGGCGGCGACGGTGGTGCCGCTGGGCAGGACGACCTCGGCCGACGTGCCGGCGGGGACGACGACGCGCAGGTGCAGGACGTCGTCCTCGATCCGCCAGGCGGACTCGACCCGCCCGTAGGGCGACTCGTGGGCGGCCTCGGCGCGGGTCAGCCCGCCGCCGGGGCGGGGGGCGACGCGGAAGCGGCGGTAGGCGGGCTCGACCGGTTGGATCCCGGCGGTGTGACGGTGCAGGAACGAGATGACCGCGCCCTTGGAGTAGTGGTTGAGCGAGTCGTGCGGCACGCCGTCGGCGTCCACCCCGTTCCAGTGCTCCCACACGGTCGTGGCCCCGCGGTCGACCATGACCAGCCAGCCGGGCTCGGTGTCGGTGAGCAGCAGCTCGTAGGCGACGTCGAGGTGACCGGTGTCGGCGAGCACCGGCAGCAGGTCCGGCGTGGCGAGGAAGCCGGTGCCCAGGTGGGTGTCGGCCTTGCGGATCAGCTCGACCAGCCGCTCGGCGACGGTCGGCCGCAGCTCGGCCGGCACCAGGTCGAAGGCCAGCGCGCGGACGTGGTTGGCCTGGGTGTCCGGGGTCAGCGTGCCGTCGGCGTCGAGGTACTCCGCCTGCCACGCCGTCCGGACGTCCTCGGCGAGCAGCGCGTACCGCGCGGCGTCGTCGTCCCTGCCGAGCAGCCGGGCGATCCGGGCCATGAGACCGGCGCTGTGCGCGAAGTACGCGGTGGCGACGTCGCCCTCGTCGGACTGCACGAACGCCTGGAAGTCGGCGTTCGGGGCCTCCCCGGGCACGAGCCACTCGCCCCAGTGGAAGCCGCTGTCCCACAGGAACTGCTCGTGCGGGGCCGGGTCGGGACGGCGCTCGGCGCGGGCCGGGTGCCGCTGTTCGCGCGCCATCCGCTCGGCGCGGTCGAGCCAGCGGACCATCGTCGGCCACAGCTCGTCGAGGATCTGCACGTCGCCGTAGGCACGGTAGAGCTGCCACGGCACGATCACCGCGGCGTCGCCCCAGCCGGCCGAGCCGTTCAGGAAGGCGATCGGCCCTTCTCGCCCCTCGTGGCGCGGGCTCGGGCTGACGTTGGCGATCGTGCCGTCGGGCCACTGGTCGGCGGCGACGTCGCGCAGCCACTTGGTGGACAGCCCGGCGACGTCGTAGAGGAACGCCGCGGTCGGGACGTAGAGCTGCCAGTCGCCGGTCCAGCCGTGCCGCTCGCGGTGCGGGCAGTCGGTGGGGAGGTCGCAGGCGTTGTCGCGGAAGCTCCAGACGGCGGCCTCGTGGAAGCGGTCGAGCCGCTCGTCGCTGGAGGAGAACCAGCCGGTGCGGCGCATGTCGGTGTGCACGACGACGCCGCGGACGTCGTCGGCGGTCAGCGGACCGGGGTGCCCCTCGATGCGCACGTACTGGAAGCCGTGCGTCGTCCGGCGGGGCTCGAAGACGTCGCCGGGCACCCCGGCGGAGACGACCGAGTCGACCTGGCCGGCCGCGAGCGGGTGCGGCAGGAACGGCAGGTCCGGCTCGAGGTTGGCGACGGTGAGGTCGCCGTCCGGGCCGAGCCACTCGCCGTGGGTCAGCGTGATCGTGGTCCCGGCCGGCCCGAGGTCGACGAGCCGGATCCAGCCGTTGATGTTCTGGCCGAGGTCGACGAGGAACGCACCGCCCGGCAGCTGCGTGACCGAGCGCGGGACGAGCTCCTCGACCCGGCGCACCGGCGGCGCCGGCGAGTCGACCAGGCCGGCGTAGCCGTGCTCGACGACGGCGACGTCGTCCCAGCTCGCGTCGTCGAAGCCGGGGGCGTCCCACCCGCGCGGCAGCCGGGTCAGGTCCCAGCGCTCCCCCTCGATGAGGTCGGCGGCGACGACGTGGCCGAACCCGCTGCGCCAGCCGGGGCCGGTGCCGACGACGGTGACCTCGCCGTCGGCGTGCACCAGGTGCAGCTGGGCGAGCACGGCGAGCCGGCTCCCCCACTGCTCGTCTGCCCGCGTGATCCCGACCTGCCCGCGGAACCACCCGTCGGCGAGGACCACCCCGAGCGCGTTGCGGCCCTCGCGGACCGAGGCGGTGACGTCGAACGCCTGCACCTGCAGGCGGGCGTCGTACTGCGTGTAGCCCGGGGTCAGCTCGGCGTCGCCGACCCGCTCGGCGTTGAGGAACGCCTCGTAGAGCCCCTGCGCGGTGGCGTGCAGCCGGGCGGCCACGACCGGGCGGTCGACGTCGAACTCGAAGCGCAGCAGCGCGGCCGGCCGGGAGCCCTTCGCGCCCTCGGGCATGGTGCCGGGCTCGACCCAGGAGGCGCGCCAGTCGTCGGTCCAGAGCAGACCGGTCTCGAACCAGCACGGCTCGGAGACCGGGCTCTCGCCGAGGTCGGTGCGCACCTGCACCCGCCACTCGACCCGCTCGGACGACGTCAGCGGCGGCCCGGCGTAGGCCACGAGGACGCTCTGGTCGCTGTCGACCCAGCCGGAGTCCCAGCCGTTGTCGGCGGTGATCCGGTAGGCGGTCTGCTCGGCGGCGCCGTCGGGCAGCCGCCACGACAGGCGCGGGGCCGTCGTCCGGATGCCGAGGGCGGTGTCGAGGTGCTCGACCCGCAGGCCGGACGGCGCTGTGCTCACGCCTGTTCTCCTTCGAACGTCGTCGAGACGGGCAGCTCGCCGGCTGACGGGCCGGACGAGAGGACGAACGGGCCGCGCTCGACGGCCCAGCCGTCGTCCGTCCAGTGCCGCATGGTGCGGGTGGCGATCTCGACCGGGACGTCGACGGTCTCGCCGGCGTCGGCCGTGACGACGGCGAATCCGGCCAGCCACTGCACCGGCCGCTCGACCGCCGAGCCGGGTCGGGACGCGTAGACCTGCACGACCTGCTTGCCGCGGCGGTCGCCGGTGTTCTTCACCCGGACGGTGGCCGTGGTGGCGTCGGCCTCGATCGACTGCCATTCCCAGGTGGTGTAGCCGAGGCCGTGGCCGAACCAGAACGCCGGCGTTGCGCCGTCGCGCAGGTAGGCGCGGTGGCCGATGTGCAGGCCCTCGGTGTACTCGAGCCGGCCCTCGGTCGGGGTGGTCGTGGTGACCGGGGCGGCGGCCAGCGCGGTCGGCCAGGTGGTGGGCAGCCGGCCGCCGGGCTCGACCACGCCGAGCAGCACGTCGGCCAGGGCGTTGCCGAACTCCATCCCCGGGAACCAGCTCACCAGCACCGCCGCGACCTCGTCGCGCCACGGCAGCTCGACCGGGGCTCCGGCGTTGACCACGACAACGGTGCGCGGGTTGACCGCGGCGACGGCACGGACCAGCTCGTCCTGCCGGCCGGGCAGCGCCAGCGACGTCCGGTCGAATCCTTCGCTCTCGACGTCCTCGCTGGTGCCGACCACGACGACGGCGACGTCACTGCTGCGGGCGAGCTCGACGGCGCGGGCCAGCTCCTCGTCCGGGCCGGCGACCGGCGGGCCCACCACCAGGCCGACCCGGAAGATGAAGCCGTTCGCCGGCCAGCGGTAGCGGAGCACCACGTCGACCCGCCGCCCGGCACGCAGCTCCCGCGAGGTGGCGTGCTGCGGCGGCTGGGCGAACACCTGGTGGATGTCGAACTCCGCGGGCTCGACGGTCTCGTCCAGCACCGGGACGCCGTCGAGCTCGAGGGCGCAGCGGCCGGGGCCGGCCACGCCGACCCGCCACTCACCGTCCTCGTCGGGCGTGAACGCGGTGCGGATCTCCAGGCCTGCGGCGCCCTCGGGGACGTCGTGCAGCAGCCGGATGATCATCGCGGTGCCGACCGCCTGCTCGGCGAGCGTCGTCCCCTCGGCGTCCACCCAGCGGAGCAGCACGGGCCCGGTCAGCTCGTCGGCCCGCACCGGGCGCAGCTTGTCCGACAGCAGGGTGCCGACGGCGGTGACCACCTCTGCCCGCCCGGCGAGGGCGTCGCGGAGGCCGGCGAACGGGGTGACGACGTACGGCAGCGGAACGCTGGCCGACCCGCCGCCGAGCGCGCGGGCGTCCTTGGCGCCGGGGCCGAGCACGGCGACCTTGTGCAGCGTGTCCGCCGCGAGCGGCAGCACGCCGTCGTTGCGCAGCAGGACGGCGGCCGAGGCGGCGGCCTCCCGGGCGAGCGGGGCGGCGTCCTCGATCCGGCCGGTCTCCGGCTTCGTCGTCTCGAAGCCCTCCAGCGCACCGGTACGGGCGGCCAGCAGGAGTAGCCGGCGGACCTTGGCGTCGATCGCCGCCTCCGGCACCCGGCCGGCGCGCACCGCCTCGACGAGCGGCTCGCGCCACTGCGGCTCGGGGCCGGGCATGGTCAGGTCGAGAGCGGCACGGGCAGCGGGCTCGCCGTGATACGTGGCGCCCCAGTCGGAGACGACGACGCCGTCGAAGCCCCACTCCCCCTTGAGCGGCTCGGTGAGCAGGTCGTTCTCGGTCAACGGCGCACCGTTGACGCCGTTGTAGGCCGCCATGACCATCCACGGGTCGGCGTCCTCGACCACCTGCTCGAACGGCGCGAGGTACAGCTCGCGCAGCGTGCGCTCGTCGACCCGGTTGTCGACGCTCATCCGGTCGGTCTCGGCGTCGTTGGCCACGTAGTGCTTGGGGCAGGCACCGATCCCGTGCTCCTGAACGCCGCGCACGTAGGCGGTGGCCAGCCGACCGGACAGCAGCGGGTCCTCGGACATGCACTCGAAGTGCCGCCCGCCGAGCGGCGTCCGGTGCAGGTTGATCGTCGGGCCGAGGACGACGTCGACGCCCTTGCGCACGGCCTCGCCGGCCAGCAGCCCGCCGATCCGCCGCAGCAGGTCCTCGTCCCAGCTCGCCGCCATGCCCGATCCGGACGGCAGCGCCGCGGAGGGCTCGAGCTCGGTGTCGGTTCCGCCGCGAACGCCGACCGGGCCGTCGGAGACGGTGATCGAGCGCAGACCGATCTCCGGGACCGCCTCGAGCGTCCAGGCCCCGGCGCCGGACAGCAGGCGCACCTTCGTCTCGAGATCCAGCTTGCCGAGCAGTCCGTCCAGATCGACGTCCAGGTGCGAGGCCACAGTTCTCCAGTTCACGAGAGGTGGTTTCGCGTGCTTAACCGCGCGCGGTTAAGCACGCGAAACCACATAAGAGGGGACGGTGCTAGAGGGCGCGGACCTGCTCGGCGTGGTGGCAGGCGGTGCGGGTGTCCCCGACCAGCCGCAGGGGCGGGCGCTGCTCCACGCAGACGTCGGTGGCCAGCGGGCAGCGGGGCACGAACGGGCACCCGGTCGCCGACGGCGCCGCCGCGCCCGCGGTCCCGAAGCCGGCGGCCTCGCGCGCGGCGCGGCGGGCGGCCTGCTCGGCCGGTCGCGGCACCGGTGCGGCGGCGGTCAGCGCCACCGTGTACGGGTGCCGGGGCGTGGAGTTCACCGCCTCGACCGGGCCGGTCTCCATGATCTGGCCGCGGTAGAGCACCACGGTGCGCTGCGACAGGAACCGCACGACGCCGAGGTCGTGCGCGATGAACAGGAACGACAGCCCGCGCTGGTCGCGCAGGTCGGCGAGCAGGTTGAGCACCTGGGCCTGGGTGGACAGGTCCAGCGCCGACACCGGCTCGTCGAGGACGACGACCTTCGGGTCACACACCAGCGCCCGCGCGATGGCGATCCGCTGCCGCTGACCGCCGGAGAACTGCGCCGGGTAGCGGTCGATCGCGTCGCCCGGCAGACCGACGGACTCGAGGCCGCTCCGGGCCTTCAGCAGAGCCTCGGAACCCTTGATCCCCATCAGCCGCAGCGGCTCGACCAGCGTCTGGCCGATCGTCCGCGCTGGGTTGAGCGAGGAGTACGGGTCCTGGAACACGACCCGCAGGTCGGCCACCTGCGTGCTGCGCTTCTTCAGCGACATCGAGGTGATGTCCTGCCCGTGCACGCGCACGGCGCCGGCCGACGGCAGCTGCAGGCCGAGCACGGCCTTGCCGATCGTCGACTTGCCCGAGCCGGACTCGCCGACCAGGCCGAGGGTCTCCCCCGGCGCGATGTCGAAGCTGACGCCGTCCACGGCCGGCGGGGCGTTGCGCGCCTTGCGGCCGGAGCCGTAGCGGACGACGAGGTCGCGGACCTCGAGCGCCGGGGTGGTGGTCTGCGACGCGGGAACGGTGTCAGCAGGGGCGGTCATGAGGACACTCCAGCGGTCGGGGCGGGTTCGACTGCGGTCTCGGCGCCGACCTCGTCGACCTCCCAGGCCACGTTCGCCCGGGCCAGCTCGTCGACGCGGATGCACAGCACCGACCCGTCGCCGTGCGCGGGCAGCGATCCGAACGGGACGGTGCACTGCTCCTGGGCGAACTGGCAGCGGGTCGCGAACCGGCAGCCGGTCGGCCACGAACCGGGCGGCGGCACGGTTCCGGCGATCGAGGCCAGCCGCAGCGGCACCGGCTCGCCCTCGGGCACGTGCGGGTTCGCACCCAGCAGCGCCATCGTGTACGGGTGCGACGGGTCGTCCAGCACGGCCGCGGCCGCGCCGGACTCGACGACCTCGCCGGCATACATGACGGCGACGTCGTCGCACAGGTCGGCGACCACGCCCAGGTCGTGGGACACGATGACCACCGAGAGGCCGGTGTCCTTCACCAGCGACCGCAGCAGCGACAGGATCTCGGCCTGCACGGTCACGTCGAGGGCGGTGGTCGGCTCGTCGGCGATGAGCAGCTTCGGCTCGCCGGTCAGCGCCAGGGCGATGCAGACGCGCTGCGCCATCCCACCCGAGAGCTGGTGCGGGTAGCTCTTCAGCACCCGCTCGGCGTCGACGATGCCGACGCTGCGCAGGAGCTCGGCGGCGATCTGCCGGGCGACCGGCCGCGAGACCTTGCGGAACCGCTTGATCGGCTGGATCAGCTGGTAGGCGATCGAGAACATCGGGTCCAGCGCCACCATCGGCTCCTGGGAGATCATCGCGATCTCCCGGCCGCGGACCTCGTTGAGCTGCGTCTCGGAGAGCCCGACCAGCTCGCGGTCGGTCCAGCGGATCGAGCCGCCGGAGATCGCGACGCCGTCCGGGAGCAGACCCATGAGCGACCGCGCCGTCATCGTCTTGCCGCAGCCGGACTCGCCGACCAGGCCGAGCACGGTGCCCGGCCGCAGCGCGAAGCCCACTCC
Protein-coding regions in this window:
- a CDS encoding oligopeptide/dipeptide ABC transporter ATP-binding protein; this encodes MTAPADTVPASQTTTPALEVRDLVVRYGSGRKARNAPPAVDGVSFDIAPGETLGLVGESGSGKSTIGKAVLGLQLPSAGAVRVHGQDITSMSLKKRSTQVADLRVVFQDPYSSLNPARTIGQTLVEPLRLMGIKGSEALLKARSGLESVGLPGDAIDRYPAQFSGGQRQRIAIARALVCDPKVVVLDEPVSALDLSTQAQVLNLLADLRDQRGLSFLFIAHDLGVVRFLSQRTVVLYRGQIMETGPVEAVNSTPRHPYTVALTAAAPVPRPAEQAARRAAREAAGFGTAGAAAPSATGCPFVPRCPLATDVCVEQRPPLRLVGDTRTACHHAEQVRAL
- a CDS encoding glycoside hydrolase family 3 C-terminal domain-containing protein, which produces MASHLDVDLDGLLGKLDLETKVRLLSGAGAWTLEAVPEIGLRSITVSDGPVGVRGGTDTELEPSAALPSGSGMAASWDEDLLRRIGGLLAGEAVRKGVDVVLGPTINLHRTPLGGRHFECMSEDPLLSGRLATAYVRGVQEHGIGACPKHYVANDAETDRMSVDNRVDERTLRELYLAPFEQVVEDADPWMVMAAYNGVNGAPLTENDLLTEPLKGEWGFDGVVVSDWGATYHGEPAARAALDLTMPGPEPQWREPLVEAVRAGRVPEAAIDAKVRRLLLLAARTGALEGFETTKPETGRIEDAAPLAREAAASAAVLLRNDGVLPLAADTLHKVAVLGPGAKDARALGGGSASVPLPYVVTPFAGLRDALAGRAEVVTAVGTLLSDKLRPVRADELTGPVLLRWVDAEGTTLAEQAVGTAMIIRLLHDVPEGAAGLEIRTAFTPDEDGEWRVGVAGPGRCALELDGVPVLDETVEPAEFDIHQVFAQPPQHATSRELRAGRRVDVVLRYRWPANGFIFRVGLVVGPPVAGPDEELARAVELARSSDVAVVVVGTSEDVESEGFDRTSLALPGRQDELVRAVAAVNPRTVVVVNAGAPVELPWRDEVAAVLVSWFPGMEFGNALADVLLGVVEPGGRLPTTWPTALAAAPVTTTTPTEGRLEYTEGLHIGHRAYLRDGATPAFWFGHGLGYTTWEWQSIEADATTATVRVKNTGDRRGKQVVQVYASRPGSAVERPVQWLAGFAVVTADAGETVDVPVEIATRTMRHWTDDGWAVERGPFVLSSGPSAGELPVSTTFEGEQA